One window from the genome of Natrinema caseinilyticum encodes:
- a CDS encoding MFS transporter — translation MGDNAFGGLTAFRSGALELWSDGRGKVLTAVAGGWFLSVGVRMIYPVMLPYLRSAYGLDLTTAGLLLTVLFLAYAVGQFPGGVLADRFGERSTLTASAIISAVMLTLVVTAGSTIVLFAATALFGFGTALYAVGRYTVLSRLYSERLGAANGVTAASQDAGQSVLPPVASVIAATFLWTVGFGFVIPLFLLSAVALWLVVPVRSEAASSDGSGLTRKDLRSLGAVLRQPSIVYATIALILGLVVWQAFTSFYPTYLIEEKGFSTTVASLLFGTFFALGIVIKPLAGAAYDRFGIQRSLTIVGSGPTIALVVLPFVDGFWTIAVSTALVSTLLGFATVLEPSLLNTLPEDLRGTGFGILRSIGFTIGATSPVLFGAAADRGFFDETFVVLAAFAAGMIVLAFRIPER, via the coding sequence TCACTGCTTTCAGAAGCGGTGCGCTCGAACTCTGGAGTGACGGACGTGGGAAGGTACTCACGGCAGTCGCCGGCGGCTGGTTTCTCTCGGTCGGCGTCCGGATGATTTACCCGGTAATGCTCCCGTATCTGCGGTCCGCCTACGGACTCGACCTGACCACCGCTGGACTCCTGCTGACAGTGCTGTTTCTCGCCTACGCAGTGGGCCAGTTTCCGGGCGGCGTTCTCGCGGACCGATTCGGAGAACGGTCCACGCTCACCGCGAGTGCGATCATCTCCGCGGTAATGTTGACGCTCGTCGTCACCGCAGGATCCACGATCGTTCTCTTCGCCGCGACCGCGCTGTTCGGGTTCGGAACAGCGCTGTACGCGGTCGGCAGGTACACCGTCCTGTCGCGGCTCTACTCGGAGCGACTCGGCGCTGCAAACGGTGTGACGGCCGCCTCACAGGATGCCGGACAGTCGGTCCTTCCCCCCGTCGCCAGCGTCATCGCGGCGACGTTCCTCTGGACGGTGGGATTCGGGTTCGTGATCCCGCTGTTTCTTCTCTCGGCGGTCGCACTCTGGCTCGTGGTTCCGGTCCGTTCCGAGGCCGCCTCGAGCGACGGGTCGGGGCTCACCAGGAAGGATCTCCGATCGCTCGGTGCGGTGTTACGACAACCGTCGATCGTCTATGCCACGATTGCGTTGATACTCGGCCTCGTCGTCTGGCAGGCGTTTACGAGCTTCTATCCGACGTACCTGATCGAAGAAAAGGGATTCTCGACGACCGTCGCCAGTCTCCTGTTCGGGACGTTCTTCGCGCTCGGTATCGTCATCAAACCGCTCGCCGGAGCAGCGTACGATCGATTCGGCATTCAGCGATCGCTGACGATCGTCGGGAGCGGACCGACGATCGCCCTCGTCGTTCTCCCGTTCGTCGACGGGTTCTGGACGATCGCCGTGAGTACGGCGCTCGTGAGTACCCTGCTCGGCTTCGCGACCGTCCTCGAGCCATCGTTGCTCAACACGCTTCCGGAGGACCTTCGTGGAACGGGGTTCGGAATCCTTCGATCCATCGGCTTCACGATCGGGGCGACGAGCCCCGTCCTGTTCGGCGCGGCAGCCGACCGCGGGTTCTTCGACGAGACGTTCGTGGTGCTGGCCGCCTTCGCGGCCGGTATGATCGTCCTCGCATTTCGAATCCCCGAACGCTGA
- a CDS encoding VOC family protein: MDVLHAAVWVDDVESQLDFYRNVLGLEQTREFDLDGVTNTYVAGESDAEIQFKHDDTERNPEPEGIDHLAVAVDDIEGTVAEAVENYGSDVVEEPRTVEEKGIAIAFVTDPEGYVVELIETIEA, from the coding sequence ATGGACGTTCTCCACGCGGCCGTCTGGGTCGACGACGTCGAGTCGCAACTGGACTTCTATCGAAACGTACTGGGACTCGAACAGACGCGCGAGTTCGACTTAGACGGCGTGACGAACACGTACGTCGCCGGAGAAAGCGACGCAGAGATTCAGTTCAAACACGACGACACGGAACGGAATCCGGAGCCCGAAGGAATCGACCATCTCGCCGTGGCCGTCGACGACATCGAGGGCACCGTCGCAGAAGCCGTCGAGAACTACGGCAGCGACGTGGTCGAGGAACCCCGGACCGTCGAGGAGAAGGGGATCGCGATCGCGTTCGTGACGGATCCCGAGGGATACGTCGTCGAACTCATCGAAACCATCGAGGCCTAA